Proteins encoded by one window of Labrus bergylta chromosome 2, fLabBer1.1, whole genome shotgun sequence:
- the prdm8b gene encoding PR domain zinc finger protein 8b: MEESSSQKLVWDGDAKAVQQCLTDIFTSVYTTCDIPENAIFGPCVLSHTSLYDSIAFIALKSTDKRTAPYIFRVDTSAANSTSEGLMWLRLVQSARDKEEQNLEAYVKNGQLFYRSLRRIEKDEELLVWYGKDLIDLLLLSASRAPAKSKGSSHHSCPDCSQRFQFEFPFLAHLRFRCTKRLQSITGGDEEATKESSPERPNTTPTTSSPKLGRSEGFGGPQDTNKPSMDFHNLARDLENNRTSPPSDKEAEICSESSGKRKFSEVEERPSLPTSKSKDELATSAQNYRGAYGLEENHRSFSPPRSAKPGEGKRSAFTEVKKTAQNLKHHSGNKNLQGSNSENKDGGRPSSNPSEKHLNIRQVLSETQPPQTPPMGSAFTSVSQQGGGGERKSAFSQPSRSSFSQISPLVMPPKLLDCHPAVGDTISSSRLYQADHLAAKLQSAELGANCPVPGGMAKQNPFVYATAFWPKNTGPIQLQMPSALTLLPPSFTSLCLPAQNWCAKCNASFRMTSDLVYHMRSHHKKEFAMEPLVKRRREEKLKCPICNESFRERHHLSRHMTSHN, translated from the exons atgGAGGAGTCCAGCTCTCAGAAGTTGGTGTGGGATGGGGACGCCAAAGCGGTGCAGCAGTGTCTCACGGACATCTTCACGAGTGTGTACACGACGTGTGACATCCCGGAGAACGCCATCTTCGGCCCGTGCGTGCTGAGCCACACGTCGCTGTACGACAGCATCGCCTTCATCGCCCTCAAATCCACCGACAAACGCACCGCTCCCTACATCTTCAGG GTGGACACGTCGGCGGCTAACAGCACCTCGGAGGGTCTGATGTGGCTGCGGCTGGTGCAGTCGGCCCGGGACAAAGAGGAGCAGAACCTGGAGGCCTACGTGAAGAACGGCCAGCTCTTCTACCGTTCGCTGCGGCGCATCGAGAAGGACGAGGAGCTGCTGGTGTGGTACGGCAAAGACCTGATcgacctgctgctgctcagcgCCAGCCGAGCGCCCGCCAAGAGCAAAG gtTCGTCCCACCACTCGTGTCCTGACTGCAGCCAGCGGTTCCAGTTCGAGTTCCCGTTCTTGGCCCACCTGCGGTTCCGCTGCACCAAGAGACTGCAGAGCATCACGGGAGGCGACGAGGAGGCGACCAAAGAGAGCAGCCCCGAGCGACCGAACACCACGCCGACCACGAGCAGCCCGAAGCTGGGCCGCTCCGAGGGCTTCGGCGGCCCCCAGGACACCAACAAACCCTCCATGGACTTTCACAACCTGGCGCGGGATCTGGAGAACAACAGGACGAGCCCGCCCAGCGACAAGGAGGCGGAGATCTGCAGCGAGAGCTCAGGGAAGAGGAAGTTCTCCGAGGTGGAGGAGCGGCCAAGCCTTCCCACGTCCAAATCCAAAGACGAGCTCGCCACGTCGGCGCAGAACTACCGGGGAGCGTACGGGCTGGAGGAGAACCACCGCTCCTTCTCGCCGCCGCGCTCCGCCAAGCCCGGCGAGGGCAAACGCAGCGCCTTCACCGAGGTCAAGAAGACGGCTCAGAACCTCAAACATCACAGCGGCAACAAGAACCTGCAGGGCTCCAACTCTGAAAACAAAGATGGCGGCCGCCCGAGCAGTAACCCGTCCGAGAAGCACCTGAACATCCGGCAGGTGCTGTCAGAGACCCAACCCCCCCAAACCCCGCCCATGGGCAGCGCCTTCACCTCCGTCAGCCAGCAGGGTGGCGGAGGAGAAAGGAAGAGCGCCTTCAGCCAGCCGTCTCGCTCCTCCTTCTCTCAGATCTCGCCGCTGGTGATGCCGCCCAAGCTGCTGGACTGCCACCCGGCGGTAGGTGACACCATCTCGTCCAGCAGACTGTACCAGGCCGACCACCTCGCCGCCAAGCTGCAGAGCGCGGAGCTGGGCGCCAACTGCCCCGTGCCGGGCGGCATGGCCAAGCAGAACCCGTTCGTCTACGCCACGGCCTTCTGGCCCAAGAACACGGGGCCGATCCAGCTCCAGATGCCGTCGGCGCTCACCCTCCTGCCCCCCTCCTTCACCTCGCTCTGCCTGCCGGCGCAGAACTGGTGCGCCAAGTGCAACGCCTCGTTCCGCATGACCTCGGACTTGGTTTACCACATGCGCTCGCACCACAAAAAGGAGTTCGCCATGGAGCCGCTGGTCAAACGGCGGCGCGAGGAGAAACTCAAGTGCCCCATTTGTAACGAGTCTTTCCGGGAGCGGCATCACCTGTCCCGTCACATGACCTCCCACAACTGA